The sequence below is a genomic window from Chondrinema litorale.
AAGAAGAAAGAAAGGGCGTACACATCTGCTTCGCTACTATATCTCCAATATCCATATGAAAATAATAAAAACAAGCAACCTAAGATGCTAACATTATTAGATAATCTCATTGTTTTGTTGAAAATGAGATATAAGATTATAATTGAAAGAGCACTAAAAATAATACTTATTATGCACATAACCATATAAGCATCAAATCCTCCAGGTTTAAACCAGGAACCTATATGATAAATAGCTTTACAAAATGGCAGATAAAATGTTAATTTAGATGAATAAATCTCAAATGAAGAAAAAGTACGTTCTTTAATTAAATAGGCATATAAATATCCATCATCATTTTCCATTCTGTTCTGCGGATAACTTAGAAAGAAAAATAAACACAATATACAAAACCAAAAAAAGTGTGTTTTAAATATACTCCTTTTGGGAATCATAGTTATTTTCCTATTTGTGTCTGATTATTCTTTTTGATGAACACTTCTATAAATGCTTCTTCTCTACTTCTAGGAGCAGGAAATGAATCTATTAAATAATATTCCTTATGAAGACATTGTCTTATTTCTTCCGGATAAAAATTATTCAGTGTAGGTATCTCCTCAAACAAAACTAAATCATAAATTTCATTTTCTATATTTTCACAAAAAACATTAATTTCATTATCGAAAATAGCAACTCCTTTATGATACCACAAAGGTTGATTTATTAAAGGTGTATAGCCAAGCTCATAAGCAAGTGGAGTTAATTCAGACATATTTAAAACTTTAGGAGAAGAACTCGTTTCATTTTTAAACATTGGAAGATTTTTTATCCTCTCAATACCAAATATAGTCTCTTCTGGCATTTTTACTTTACTGAATACATTCATATCAGACAATATCCACCTATTAAATTTTTTAGCAACTTCATTTTCTCGCTGAACATATGTGTTTTTAGATATAACATCAGCTTTTACTTCCTCCTTTGGAAATAACTTACTAATCACTATTCGGTCAAGGTACTTCCAATACATACCAGACCACCAAAAAAATATTAATAAACTCCAAAAAGCTACTGTAAATTTATTTTCTGCCTTTTTATTTTCCGTTAATAAGTAAATAATATATGCAAAAGCAAAGCTGTGAAAAAATATGTTATTATCAAAAGGGACATAACTTGTTACTTGATATATAAATGCTTCACTCAATATGCCAATAATTAATAAAGTGAAAAGTACTTTTTGCTTATCTGCAAAAAAATCTTTTAACGAATTGAATTTGGTTATTAATAAAAACGCGATTATTAGTAGATAAAATTTAATCCACGTAGAACGGCCAAAAATATCAATTAAAAAATCATTTATGGATATTCTAGAAAAATGAGGTGGTTGTCCGTAATTAAACCAATATAAAAAACCATTATTTAAAAAAGGAGAGATAAAAATTAGAGCTATAATGATAATAGAAATAAAAAATATTAGGATACCTTTAATCTTTTTTTTATATACTAAATCTACAGCCAGAAGAGATAAACAAATCATAAAAGCCATTCCTCCCCCATCTTGTTTAGTAAATATTGAAAGGAAACAAAAGAAAGCTGAAAAACATAGATAGATCCAGTTATTTTTATTTATTGAAAAAATAAATCTAAGTAAAAAAGCTAATGATATAAACTCGAAGACAATTACAGTATGATTATACCATGGCCAAAAATTAATAAATATATAAGATAGACTAAATACTAATATGGATAGAAAAATTACACTAGGCTTAACATTAAATGATTTTAAAATTGACCAAAAGGCAATTCCTGATAGTATATTTATAAATATTTGAGCTTTTATAAGAGTATGAAGGAAAGGCCCAAATAACATAAAAAAAAATGTTGGAATTAGCCAGTATGCATATCCCATTGGAAGGCCAAAATCTTTATATGGAAGTTGTCCTAGATATAAGCGATAAGCCCCTTCCCAAGAAAGAAATATATTTATTCTATAAGGCATTTCTGTAAATAAAGGCAAAAAGGCAAATGTGAATATTACAAGTAAAATAAGTAAATTGTATATTTTACTATACAGTCTAATAAATTTCAACAGAGACATGAAAAAGTCGATTAAAATGCAATTTATAAATAATAAACCTATTCTTAGGTGAATTTTTATTGTGCTAATTAATAAAAATTAACGAATAATCTAATTAACTGAAATTTTAATTAGATAGATTTAAATTCAGAACAAGATATTAAGTCACATATATTTAGATAATGGATTTAGTTTTACTATTTAAAGCACTGAAGAGAAAGTTTTGGGTTTTATTTTTTATCCCTTTTATAACAGCTGTTATTTCATTTTTTGCAACAATAGATTCTCCTAAGCTATATAAATCTGATGCACAATTATCTACTGGGTATACCATGATCGACCCAGTGGTTTTTAATCAAAGGATAAGTCCATATGAGTCAGGTGTTATGTTTAATAACTTAATTGCTTCTTTAACATCTACTAAAGTAATAAGTTTATTGTCATATAGATTAATTTTACATGATTTAACGAAAAAAAAACCTTTTAGAGAGATTCCATTTGAAGAAAATGGTAAAACAACCTACGTTGATAAATATTCATCAACATTAATTTTTCAACAGAAACTAGATTCCATGCAGTTATTATCATCATTTGATGATGTAGAAGTTGAGCTTTTAAGTTTACTAGATAACTATGGGTATAGTTATAACAAGCTCCTTTCCCAGCTTAATATATTTAGAGAAGGATTTACTGATTATGTTACTATTAGTTTTGTTTCAGAAAACCCAGAGTTGTCAGCATTTGTAGTTAATGTTTTATGCGAAGAGTTTTTTAGATATAGTGGTAGTTTGAGACTTGAAAGAGCATCTGAATCTGTAAAAGCACTAGCTAGAATAGTAGATCAAAAACATAAAGATTTAAATGAAAAGGAAAAAACATTAAGAAACTTTAAAAAAAATCAAGGGGTATATAACTTTCAATTTGAAAGTGAAAATAAAATGAATTTAATCTCGGAGTTAGAGAAAAGTCTTGAAGATGAAAAAAGAGATTTAAGAGGATTAAAGTTACAGCTGAGTTTAATTAATAAACAATTAGGATATTCAAATACGGATCAAAACAATGGAAATACTTCAAATGAGAAAATATTGATTCTTAGAGAGAATATAAATAAACTAAATAACGAATATATACAAAATAATAATCCAGCTATTCGTGAAAAAATAAGTGAATTAAGAATTCAGTTACAAGAAGAAATTACTAAAATAAAAGGTAATATGGATAGTGGTCTGGAACTTTCAGACAGAAAAATATTACTTAAAAATAAAAGTGATTTAGAGCTTAAAATAGCAATAGCTGAAGAAAATATATATTCTATCTCTAAAAGATTAGGTTCAATAAAACGAGATGCTAATTATTATGCTTCAACAGAAGCAGAAATTAGTTCTTTAGAAAGGGACTTTCAACTTGCTAATCAAGAATATCTAGAGGCCCAAAATAAATATAATGATGCAATTAATAAAACATCAGCACTCGATACTCAAATAAAACAGATTATTTACGGACAACCCGCTGTTTTTCCAGAGCCATCTAAGAGAAAGGTAATCACATTGATGTCTGCTGCAGCTAGTTTTGTGTTATGTTTCTTTTTTATAATACTTTATGAGTATCTTGATTTATCTATAAAAATACCATCAAATTTTCAAAAACAGGTTGATATTCATCTAATGGGTATTCTTTCTATAGGAGCAACAAGAATTAACCAGAGAGACTATACAAACTCACAAGATATACACTTGGAACAGTTGCGTAAAGTTCGATATGAAATTGAATCAAGTGGCAAAAAAATAATACTTTTTACAAGTTTAAGGAAAGATGCAGGGAAAACTGAGATAATAAAATCGTTATCGCAAATATTTCAACTGAATGGTAAAAAAGTTTTATTAATTGACACTAATTTTTCTAATAATCAATTAACTAAAGATTTTCATGCCCCAAAATCGCTTGAAGCTATTGTAAAACATACAAATCACTATTTAACTACCCTAAATAGAAATGAATATTCTAAATCTTCTACATTGATGCTTAGCCCAACATTAATATCAGGAGTTGATATTATTGGAAATTCTGGAGGAAATTATTCCCCATCAGAAGTTTTGCCTTACGATAATTTCAAAGAAATAATCTACTTCTTAAAAAAACAGTATGACTTCATATTTTTGGAATCTGCATCACTTAATAAATATACTGACACTAAAGAATTGATTCCTTTCATTGAAGGTATAATTTGTGTTTTTTCAGCAAAAGATCCAGTGAAAAATGCTGACCGGCAATCTATAAAATATCTTAAAGCATTAGAATCAAAATTGATTGGTAGTATACTAAATAAAGTAGATTCTAATAATATAGAATCATAGAAAACATGAATCAAGATTCTTCTAAATTTATAGAATTATTGGTGATAATATTCGTCTTGGTTGTTATTTCGTTTTTATTTATTAAAATAATTTTTTTTTAAAAACTTTGGGTGATAATTATTCAATAGAAAAAATTTATAGTTCGTTATTTGCAATTTTATTGCTAATGGTTTCCACTCTTTTTATTTATTTAAATATTAAATATGGTATTAATATTGGCTACATTATTATAATAACACCCATTTCTCTTATTATACTATTATTTTGTTTCATAGAACCTAAAATAACATTTATCATATCGATAGTTATATCTTTCTTTATTTTTTACTTATATAGATTTTTAGGTATTTATTTTCGGATAATAGATCTACCAATATCCTCAATTATAGATATGTTAATTGTTCTGTCATTTTTGGGACAGTTAAAGAAAGATTTAGATTCAATCGAAAAAGATTGGTCTAATTTAGTGAACCCAGTATCCATTGCATTATTAGTTTATTTACTATACATATTTATTCAAATATTTAATCCTAATCAATTAAGTTATGCTGGTTGGCTTGTTAATGCTCGCCAATTATTTGTTTTAGTATTATGTTATTTTATGGCAGTAAAGCTATTAGATGATATTAATATAATAAGAAGATTATTAAATATTTGGATAATACTTTGTTCTTTAACTTCATTATATGGGTGTACTCAAGAGTGGTTTGGATTTATGGATATGGAAGAAAGATGGATTAATATTACTACATATCTAAGTGGACAAGTTCCTTTTTTACATGCAGGATATATGAGGAAGTTTTCTGTGTTTTCTGATCCAACCCTTTTTGGTGTTGTTATGGCTCCAAGCAGTATTGTATGTTTTGTCTTAGCTACTGGTCCTTTTAAGTTAAAAAAGAAAATAATTCTGATAGTAGCAGGAATACTTATTTTATTAGGAATGGTTTATTCAGGTACTCGTACTGCTTATGCTATGATTCCAGCAGGATTTTTATTGTATTTTTTAATGACAATTGAAAATAGAAGAACATTTATAGTGTTTTTTATTTTTTCAATTATTTTCATTATAACTCTTTATGCTCCAATATATGGTAATAGGCATATAAATAGAATCAGAACCGCTTTTGTTGGCTCTGAGGATGCATCACTTAAGTTTAGAGATACAAAACGAGCAGCTTCACAAGCTTATGTTTATGAACATCCAATTGGAGGAGGCCTTGAAACATCAGGAGGCTTTGGCCTTCGATATAATAAAGGTCATGAATTAAATGCTATACATATTGATAGCGGCTTTTTGAAAATGGCATTAGAAATAGGATGGATTGGTTTATTTATCTATATGATGTTATTTTTTATAATTCTTAGTAGTGGTGTAAATGTTTATTATAGGTGTCGAAATAAAGAGATAAAAGTATATATACTTTCTATTGTAGCTTTTATATTCTCATGTTTAATTTCAATGTATACACAGAAAGTGATATTCCAACACCCTCTAGGAATTTTTTTGTTTGTATTATTTGCTGTGATAGGAGTTTTAAAAAAGAAATCTGAAGAATTATTAATTCCAGATTCTTAATAAACTTATAGTTTTAGATAAACTAAGTATTATGAATATATCTATTTGTTTTTATAATCAAAATAAGCTATTCTAAACACATCAAACTTTATGCATAATTTATTTACTAAAACTATTCTTCCTAAACATCAGAAATTCCAACTTTTGATTATGTTTTTTATTACCATAATTCATTGGAGTATTCTTTTTTTTAACTTGACTATTTTCACAAGTTTACCTGGTTGGTTTTGGGATTTTATTCCAAAACAACAAGGGTCACTTTTACAAATTGCAGTTTTAATATCTTTTCTTTTTATTATAAATGTAGTGCTTATGGCAAAAAGAAAATATAAACTCAAAGTTTTTATACTTATAGTCATAGGTACATGCATGCAATTTACCTTTTCCTTTTTAGAAGGAAAAGGCATAAATGCAATTAAAGATAGGATTGAGAACTCTGGACATTCTGAATTTGCAAAGGTTGCCATAGAACAAGATGATATCTATTATTTATTATCTAATTATGAATCATTATTACAAAAAAACAAACTTGGTCTTTTTCCTAACAGTAAACCTCCTGGAACTTTATTTTTTTATGTTATAACAGGAAAAGTAGCCAACTTAAATTTTATGGATGCCTTTTTTTCTGATATAGAAGGTCAATTTGAAAAACTAACACTCTTTGCAACCTATACCTGGCCTTTAATATCTTTTCTTGTATTAATTCCTATATTCTATACCACCAGTATATTGTATGATAAAGATATTGCCATCTTAGCTTGTACTTTATATTTATTTATCCCTTCTGTAAATTTAATCACGTTACATACTGATCAGGTTATATTTCCTTTTCTTTTTATGCTAGCAATTATGTTTGGAACTATCGCAATAAAAAAAAATAACTTACTATGGGCTTTATTTACAGGAGTAATGACTTATATAGCTATATGGTTTACATTTGGTTTAGTTTTTATCTTTCCTATTTTAATAGCAATTTGTTTTTTTGGATCAAAACAGTACGATAATAAGTATTTTGGACCGACTTTTTTTAGAATTATAATTTTCAAAGGATTAGGATTTTTGCTAACTAGTTTACTTTTCATACTTGTTTTTGATTACAATATTATATTGAGGTATAGAAATGCAACTTATTTTCATGAATCATGGAAACATTGGAATGAAGGTTTGTATTCTACTATTTATTTTGGAGTTCTTAATCTATTAGAGTTTTTTGTTTGGGTGGGTGTTCCAATAATGTTTTTGTATTCTAAAAATACTGTAGATTTCCTAAAAAAAATAATTGTTACTAAAACAATATCTTTGAATTTAGCACAACCAATTGTCATTTTATTATCCCTGCTAGTACTTGTTTTTTTTGGAAAAACTAAAGGTGAAGCAGCTAGACTCTGGCTTTTCTTTGTACCATATATATGTATGCTTGTTGCAAGTTTTATTGTTTCAAAATACAAAAATTCATACCCCTGGGTATTTAGATTAGTACTTTTTCTTCAGTTTGGTACAATATATCTCACAAAAGTAAATCAAGATTTTTGGTAAAACACTAAGTTTTTAATTTTATGAATTAAGTTATTTATAAGTGTAAACATTGTTATTTATGAAAAGTATGAGAATTTTCATTATATTTTCTTTATTTTGTATATCTAGAAATTTATATGGACAATCAGTAGATTATAATAAGATAATTATTCCAAAGGACGCTCCTGGACCATTAGAATTTAGCGAAAAACTTGTGCAGTTGGCGTGGGAGAACCTTCCTGAAAATAAAATATTACAAGTGCAACTAGAGGAGGCAGAAACTCAGATGAAAACTAGTAAATGGAATTGGTTAAGTAATATATCGATATCAAGTAATTTCAATGAGTTTAGCATTAACCCTCCACCAGAATTAGAAGGGAATATATACTTTCCTAGGTATAACATTTCTCTTGGTATAACTCTTGGGACGTTTGTATCATACCCATCAAGTATTAAAACAGCAAAGGCAAATAAAGTTATTGCAGAAGAACAATTAAAAAATCAAAAAATTCAATTAAGGGCTAGGGTTCTTTCTACTTACCAAAATTTTTTAATGAGTGAAAAACTTTTACAAATTCAACTACAAGCAACAGAAGAGGAATATTCACGATACTTACTTGCAGAAGATCAATTTAAAAAAACTTCATTAACTTTAGAAAAATATAATGATGCCATAAGTTCATATAATGCTCAGCGGGCAGCTAAAATAAGCGCAGAAACTGCTTATTTAAATGCTAAGATAGTATTAGAAGCTTTAATTGGTTTAAAACTTGAAGAAGTAGAATAGTAATTGTTTGCAACATCTTTCCAATTTTCTATTTTAGCATTTTCAATTTGAGAATCGATATTTGAAGTAATACTAGAAGTTGTGAATATCATTAATATCTAATTAAGTACCTAAGAAAAGAAATCGAGTAGAGTTTGTAATTATTTCAATTATTTTAATATAGTATATTTTGGATATATACTCTTTTGATTTTAGCATCAGTGTGTCAATCTGTAGGCTTCACAAATTTAGGACAGTGGCTTAATCTGAATAGATGGATTGTAATAATTTATAAAATTAGTTAATCATTACGAACAGTATAAACCACAGGTTAGGTTATCCACAAGTAATGTGGATATTTACAGGTACGTTAATTGCATTGTCTTTTCTTGTTGTTTGATAGCTCTAAGAAAAATCCTAAAAAATGGAGAAGCCCACTATTTTGAGAATGCTGTTTTTAATATTTATATTCTGCTGTATATCGACAAATAGATATTTTCAAGGTTAGCCTTCTATTACAAGAACTATTTTTTTTTAGGAGCAATTTTGTCTTTTAATTTTATGAACCTTTCCTCGAAATAGAAATAGGATACATAACTTATAATTACCGTTATTATAAACGCTATAATTCTAGTATCTAATAGCCAATCAGGAACATAGTTCTCTAGTTTCTTTTGAACGAAACCAGCACAGTAGATTGCACCATAATGATAAACATACAATCCATAACTTATCTTTCCCAACAAAGTCAATTGTTTGTTCTTAAGGAAAGAGCTAAAAAGACCTCCATTTTTAATGTTTAAAATAATGCCAGCAAAACATAAATTAACCAATGAATATCCCCAAATAAACTTATAAGAATTGGTCATGTATTCAGGGTATCCAAGTGAAGACCAGTTGATAGAGTTGGTGGATATTATATTTGTGATATAACCAAGAGTTAACACGAGAATTAAAATTAATATCAGATATTTTATATTGATACTTAATGATTTATTTGTTGCAAATAAACCTCCGATTGCAAAAGCATCGATATGTGAAATAGTAGACAAATAGACGAAAATGTTTCTATTGTCTATTAAGAATGTAAAGATATTCATATCACTAATAGAGGCTAGAAAAAATCGTAATATTGGTCCTAATGCAATAATAACGATCAATATAAATGAAAGCCGACGAGATGGAAATAGATAGATAAGAAGAGGCCAAAAAAGATAGAATTGTTCTTCTACAGCCAATGACCAGAAATGTACAATAAACACATTGTGTTCCCAAAAAGCTGTTTGATGATAAAAGTTATATGTGTAGGACAAGCCAAATATCAACTGGCTCTTTAGTGATTCAAAATAAGGAGAACTATCAAGATTAAAAGCAATTATTGTGATGAAAATAACTCCTAAATAGAGATAATACAGAGGGAATATCCTTAAGGACCTCCTTACAAGAAAGTTTTTAAGATATTCAAAAAGTGTATTGGTATTTTTTTTTGTATTTACTAAAATTGGTGTTAATAAGAAACCCGAAAGTACGAAAAAACCTTGCACTCCTATATATCCACCTTCTAATACCTTGATATGATAAAGGTAAACTATAAAAAAAAGAATAAACCTAAAACCGTTAAGAGCTGGTATCATTTGCTAACATTTGTATATCAGGAAAATTTTTATTATAGTAATATGACAAGTTAGTATACAAACCCAAGTTGCCAAATATAACAATGTTTTCAGGCAATTTTTTGCTATGCTTATTAGAGTTTAGTCATTAATCGTTAAACTAAGTACGCCCTAACTTTAATAAACAACTCCACTATGCCATTTATTTTGACTGATTAGATTATCAATTACAGGGTTTTTTATCAAATACCATGTTACTAAAGTATAGTTTTTTGAAATTGGTATTTCAAGTATATATTGTGGAGCTGAAAAACTTTCTATATCTATTGTAGGCAATATCTTTTTCAAATAAGCTAACGAATATTTATCCCTTTCTATCTCGAGAAAATTATTATTAACCATGATAGGTTTTCCTATGACAATATTTACTTTTCTCTCTAAAAGATAATCTAAAGAAGTTATTTTAAAATGACCTGGAGTTCTCCGATATGGAAGTCCATTGATTGCTATCCATTTGTCATTCAATCCTAACATATCTATACTTTTAAGTTTTGAATAAAAAGGGATGGCACCCGCGGGGTTAACTCCTATGGTCACATTACTATCCGTCCCAAAATATGTATTAAGTTTTTTCCCAATAGTTACCCAGTCTTCATTTTCATTGTATAGATGATTACTTAGGTTTTCGATAGACTCAATGCCAAAAATATAATTAGGCATCACAGCTTTTCCTATAATAGGATTTACAAAGAGAAGAAAAATACAAATATATGCAGTGTTTTTCTTCATATACAAAACAATAAAAGTTAATAAAAGTATGTAAATAAGTGGAGTAATTTGGATAAAATATCTAAATTCCATAAAACCTCCTCCAACTTTTATTATATACAAAACATGTAAAAAAACGTATCCTGTCATAATATTTATTGGACTAAAAGAAAAGACTTCTTTGATATTGCCGAAAATAAGTTTCCATTTCAAGAAAAAAAGATACGTTATTGGAAGAAAAAAATGTAACCCCACAAACAGCATTACAAAGAAAGCCCCTCTAATTACTAGAAATAAGATATCATTAGATACCGCTTTGACATAAAATGTATTTGGAAGCACATTTCCATAATAACTTTGCTTCCATAAGAACCAACATACTGTAATAAGTATTGGCAAAAAATACGTCACAAATATTTTATTTAAACCTGACCTGTCTTTCCTAGATAAATGAAAACTTACTAGAGCAAAAGACATTAATAGTATTAAAATTGCCGAGTCGAGTCTATTCAGAAGTAAAAGAGTAAATATGACACCTAATAAAAAAAAGTTTTTATTAGGTGATTGTTGAGCTTGATATATTTTGGTATATAAATAAAAAGAAACCAATATTAAAAAAGCTTGTAATTGAGTTTCCAAGCCTCCAGTGCCATAAGCCAAAAAACTTGGATTAACCCCTACTAGTAATATGGTGAAAAGTGAAAAAAGTGGATAATTAATTAGCT
It includes:
- a CDS encoding exopolysaccharide transport family protein — protein: MDLVLLFKALKRKFWVLFFIPFITAVISFFATIDSPKLYKSDAQLSTGYTMIDPVVFNQRISPYESGVMFNNLIASLTSTKVISLLSYRLILHDLTKKKPFREIPFEENGKTTYVDKYSSTLIFQQKLDSMQLLSSFDDVEVELLSLLDNYGYSYNKLLSQLNIFREGFTDYVTISFVSENPELSAFVVNVLCEEFFRYSGSLRLERASESVKALARIVDQKHKDLNEKEKTLRNFKKNQGVYNFQFESENKMNLISELEKSLEDEKRDLRGLKLQLSLINKQLGYSNTDQNNGNTSNEKILILRENINKLNNEYIQNNNPAIREKISELRIQLQEEITKIKGNMDSGLELSDRKILLKNKSDLELKIAIAEENIYSISKRLGSIKRDANYYASTEAEISSLERDFQLANQEYLEAQNKYNDAINKTSALDTQIKQIIYGQPAVFPEPSKRKVITLMSAAASFVLCFFFIILYEYLDLSIKIPSNFQKQVDIHLMGILSIGATRINQRDYTNSQDIHLEQLRKVRYEIESSGKKIILFTSLRKDAGKTEIIKSLSQIFQLNGKKVLLIDTNFSNNQLTKDFHAPKSLEAIVKHTNHYLTTLNRNEYSKSSTLMLSPTLISGVDIIGNSGGNYSPSEVLPYDNFKEIIYFLKKQYDFIFLESASLNKYTDTKELIPFIEGIICVFSAKDPVKNADRQSIKYLKALESKLIGSILNKVDSNNIES
- a CDS encoding O-antigen ligase family protein, which produces MGQLKKDLDSIEKDWSNLVNPVSIALLVYLLYIFIQIFNPNQLSYAGWLVNARQLFVLVLCYFMAVKLLDDINIIRRLLNIWIILCSLTSLYGCTQEWFGFMDMEERWINITTYLSGQVPFLHAGYMRKFSVFSDPTLFGVVMAPSSIVCFVLATGPFKLKKKIILIVAGILILLGMVYSGTRTAYAMIPAGFLLYFLMTIENRRTFIVFFIFSIIFIITLYAPIYGNRHINRIRTAFVGSEDASLKFRDTKRAASQAYVYEHPIGGGLETSGGFGLRYNKGHELNAIHIDSGFLKMALEIGWIGLFIYMMLFFIILSSGVNVYYRCRNKEIKVYILSIVAFIFSCLISMYTQKVIFQHPLGIFLFVLFAVIGVLKKKSEELLIPDS
- a CDS encoding TolC family protein, whose product is MKSMRIFIIFSLFCISRNLYGQSVDYNKIIIPKDAPGPLEFSEKLVQLAWENLPENKILQVQLEEAETQMKTSKWNWLSNISISSNFNEFSINPPPELEGNIYFPRYNISLGITLGTFVSYPSSIKTAKANKVIAEEQLKNQKIQLRARVLSTYQNFLMSEKLLQIQLQATEEEYSRYLLAEDQFKKTSLTLEKYNDAISSYNAQRAAKISAETAYLNAKIVLEALIGLKLEEVE
- a CDS encoding acyltransferase family protein; translation: MIPALNGFRFILFFIVYLYHIKVLEGGYIGVQGFFVLSGFLLTPILVNTKKNTNTLFEYLKNFLVRRSLRIFPLYYLYLGVIFITIIAFNLDSSPYFESLKSQLIFGLSYTYNFYHQTAFWEHNVFIVHFWSLAVEEQFYLFWPLLIYLFPSRRLSFILIVIIALGPILRFFLASISDMNIFTFLIDNRNIFVYLSTISHIDAFAIGGLFATNKSLSINIKYLILILILVLTLGYITNIISTNSINWSSLGYPEYMTNSYKFIWGYSLVNLCFAGIILNIKNGGLFSSFLKNKQLTLLGKISYGLYVYHYGAIYCAGFVQKKLENYVPDWLLDTRIIAFIITVIISYVSYFYFEERFIKLKDKIAPKKK